One Gadus macrocephalus chromosome 17, ASM3116895v1 genomic window, gacaaTGAGAGATCCTCTTCCTACCTCTTTGCCTtgctctggcggccatgttccctAGACGgagtggtcttagaggtaggacccccctcctctctctcttcatccatagcagactggagacctggacacaaaaaaaacgacattgttttGTCTCTGATGTGTGCGGGTGATGTCAGGATGACAATGCAATAAAACTGGAACCCTGTGGGGATGGACCGGAGAGATGAGTCACCGAGATGTCCGTGGGTGGCAGGGCAAAGAGCGTCGGTCTGCAGGTAGGGTTAACCCAGGGCTGGCTGCTTCGCGTCTGTCCATTGCCAGGGAAACCGCAAGCTAGAGCTTCTTCTCACTGAGTAGACATCTTCTCCGGCGGTTTCACAGAGACATTTACTTTAAATAGATGCCCACAACTAATCAAGCATATCGTCGGACCTAGTTAGTATAACTCTTAACACTGCTTCGGTCGGGTGGAGTTTGTTTAGGTTTTTTGCTCGGCGACACAACATTGAACTCGAAATTGAAACTGTCAACTTATTAGATGACGGAGGAACGATAAACGACAAATGACCGCGGATCATTCAAACGACAACACGTCTACTACCCGATATGCCAACTTGGTGAAACATATTTTCTAAGGCCTTCGTAACGTTATCTTTGTTTCCTATCTGTGTCGTAGACTTTTTCTTCTTTCCTCCTACTCTTCCGTTGACTATTTTTGTTTACTCTCCCCGTTCTCACCCGCACCAACATTACCCCCGGTTACCATATGTTCTGTCCAAGATACCAGGAAGCGTGCCCCCGTTAAATATGGACATCCACATGTCGTATGACATCACAACCAGATCTGTGATGCGGGCCCACAGAGAAGACCCAGTACAAGATGACGTTTAAACACCTACACTAACCAAGATGGCTGTCTTCAAgacaaattataattataatcataACATCACAAATATAACAACCTTTCATTATATCCCAAATAACCTTAAAGTTACCAAAGGACATTTGATTTCGGACAAATCCTAAACCAGAAAAAGGGTTAGAGTATTTTAACACACTGGAAACTATGCTGAAAGGTTCTTGGTtggatccccaatgtccacagtcttaCCTGTACTATGCTATAGAGAAGAAATccctctaacccctacctgctctttaatggactgtctctgtactgtctaacccctacctgctctttaatggaccgtctctgtactgtctaacccctacctgctccttaatgaccagtctctgtactgtctaacctctacctgctccttaatgaccagtctctgtactgtctaacccctacctgctccttaatgacctgtctctgtactgtctaacccctacctgctccttaatgaccagtctctgtactgtctaacaccTACCTGCTTCCTCctgacctgtatctgaattccGTGTCAGTCACTTTGAATAAAGATATACGTTTGGACAAATAGCAGTGGAACCATAGATTTACTAATGTTTTAAACCTTGGGTTTTTACAGAAAACGAACCATAAACCTATTGATTGATGAATAAGTTATACATATTTATGATGAATCACGATCAGAGTGGAATACAGTACCTTATTCTTCTCCCTGCTGTAATGAAGTGAGCCACACCAAACCGTCTGACTCGGTAACAACAAGGGAATGATGTTGTGAACCAACCACTTGGACCAGTTCCCCTCGAAGTTCAAACTACTCTCAGAATAACCTCCTATTGCTTACTAATGATTACTGACTGACTGCACAGAAATAGCAGCTTTTCATACATATGCTCCATTTGTGTGagttttctcacacacacacacacacacacacacacacacacacacacacacacacacacacacacacacacacacacacacacacacacacacacacacacacattacataagCAATGTCAGAGAGCTTTAAAGCCTACAAATGTAAAACGACTCATGCAAAGGAGTATAAAACTAATAATTTCGTTTTTACCTCTTTATTGTAATTTGTGCAGAAAATGAATGAGCAGTCGTAGTAAACAGGACTACTGAGATGGGGTTTGAAAATACtacgcatgtaggcctacatcagtgTTTTGTTTGTGATTTTTACTATTGTTTTCTGTATTGTTGGCAGTTTCTCAGCATGGTTTAATGTTCTGATGGTTTCATAGCATTAAAAGTTATAAagacctgggccccgtttcccgataacgatggatccacgctcgtacgatcattctcacgatggatcttgcgatccatcgtcaatttctttggagcgtttcccgaaactcctcttaacgtgaacgcgcattcgctgcactcacgacgtcgtaggattgtaactgtctactgacacggtgctgaaatgggctccgtaggagggggagacgcaggaatgtcgcaggaaaattgtgttaaaaagggttaaaatatatccccatcaaggacaacagcagagttgcctacgaaaaaaatagactgcaattatatgaatgctaaagacattaaaacacaattgattaggcttaaaccgacatatatcagtcctaatcctgaatgcactgtgcgtttcacggcattttccccccttaaataattcctcttcacacctgtgaataacccgggagacgtccatgatgaggaatacaacgaagcccaccgtctggcccggtgcatcgttgagcgcacgatcgggaggtggaagttgcgctttagatgccttcacaagtcaggcggagggctccagttttctccggccaagtcatgcgccatgatatgtgtgacggctatgttgcacaacattgcagctaaggctggggtggcattgcttgaaccggaggacgttgaggacgatgacgatgaggaagatcggtgtgaggacggcctccctcataactacgcggctggttttcatgcgcgtcgaatagtgattgagactttttttttaaccccctccaccctccctcatgtcactaaacattcccgtcaacgtgaccaatccccaccatatcccagccttttgcctgctcctttgcttgttttttataaaaaaaattatttctttattttttttttttttcattttttttatttcgttattttttttcatttgtttaatttaatttattttttacattattttatgctacgttttatgagtagcctaggtcagtctgcacaaatccccccactttctctcacacattttgagtgccctgcctgcgcaaacattttctggactgtcccgttttattttggccattttaacatctttattaataaataaattaataatctttattaattaccaaactaagaacataaaggcgcaatgcgttttaataaaacgcatccaatatacggaatgtccgatggtgacgccactgaggctatagctgacgatgctcttagcgtcctacgagtacctacgagcacccctggagtactcgttagctacgagcgttttcaagacgttcgttccctacgatgctttcgggaaacgcggtgaaaactctacgatgccctttcgacgcacttcacgatccacttaggctaacgaagctttcgggaaacggggcccagcacTGTTCCTTCCTCATCTTGCTGCACCCTTTACAGGCATTCAGAAAGgcaatgtggcacacacacatacacagacacacacatgcagacacacatacacatagacccacgcgcataaacacacacacacacgcagacacacagacacacacacacacacactcaggtgtTTATACTAGAGCTGTCATCCAAAGGTCAGACATGAGGGAGACAAGACAGAGAGATATCGGCAGAAGCAGGGAAAggaatctgtgtgtatgtttgtgtgtgtgtatgtttgtggtttggtggatgtgtgtgtccatctacTGTCCCATACCCCTCTTCCTTGCTCTCAATTTaataatgtgtttgtgcgtgtgtgcagtgtgtgtgtgtgtgttgggggtactAGTGCTCCGTCAGTCTCCTGGGAGTGCAATTACACACCGcattaaccccctccacccacccacctaccaCAACCACTGTCggaccacccccatcaccacggCCACCCACCCCAATGCTGAAGCACGCCCCAGGCAGGGctgaaaccaccaccaccaccaccaccatcacaagcACCAGCAGGCAGTGAGGGTCTAATGTACTTTGATGTAcaaacccccctctctctctctctctggacacacacacacacacacacacacacacacacgcagtgtcTACTGTATGTAGACATTCTACATAGACAGTaaagcacaacaacaacaacgatggAACTATGgaacggtttggtttgtttacatcaGAGCCTTCAAGTTTAGCTTGACAAAtgtggggcgtgtgtgtgtttggctgtgatGGGGGGTATAGAaacgaggtggagctggagggctgTGTCTAGGGAGGCAGGAGGCGGTGTTGTGTGTTACTGGAGTGGAGTGGAggtgtaggagtgtgtgtgtgtgtgtatacacacacacccgtccTTTATAACTGCAGATAGGTGAGTATGATGTATATTACTatggatgcatgtgtgtttgttttgatgcatgtgtgtgtgtgtgtgtgtgtgtgtgtgtgtgtgtgtgtgtgtgtgtgtgtgtgtgtgtgtgtgtgttcatgcccaTGTGTCCCCTGTATATGTGGAATGAAAGGCATTAAAACGCAACCGCAGAGAGAACTGAAACCACTTCTTCAagcccctctccatctccacctctcctcccccctcctttattttcccctcctctaccctcctctcctcttctatccaattccctcccctcctcccccctccactaaCCTGTAGTGGTTTACAAATAGATACACACATGCCAGTAAATTCACACATCAAATATGGCTGCTCCTAAtagggatctgtgtgtgtgtgtttacatgtgtgtgagtgtgtgtgtgcgtgcgtttgtgcgtgtacttgtgcgcgtgtgcatgtgtttgtggttgaTCCATGTTGGATCAAACACCCAGCATGTCAATTCACACGTGGAGAGAGGATGGCCTTACCCTCCCCCCATGCCTCTATGTGTGAGTAACTCTCTCATATGTATCCTATTCTCTCAGACTtcacatatctatatatatatatatatggggcgAGGGAGGATCATCCAAATATGGCTCTGAGCAACAGAGTTGCATTTCGTGGCTCTGAGCAACAGAGTTGCATTTCGTGACATATAAATAGCATGCTATAAGGCGTTTGGCTCATTAAAGTATGATGCATGCTCCCGAGGCCTCGTAAAGCAGTGTGACGTTCACGTTTCACTTTCGAGACGCTGCATGATGGCTGATTATTTCCCCCCAAAATAAACGCAAAGTCGTTGAGTTTTTCCATGCCACATTTCTGAACCTGAGTATGTGTCTTTTGCGgttgccacaaacacacacacacacacgctgtgacAGTTTTCAGGCCTATAAACCGTTGGTTCCCTTCAGTAGCCTACATTTTCAGGATCTAAAACTAAAACTACTCTCTAGAGTGGAGAGCAGTTAAAAGTGCGGTTACATTCTTCAGAAGGAAAAAACACCCGGTCTCATCCCCGTCTCCTGAAGACTCACCCCGGGTCAGGATGCAGAAGTGTGTTCTTGAGTGCTTCCTCGCGGACGACAATTTGAATAATTGTTGTCTCAAATGTCTTCCGTTAACAATCGCAAAATTGACCGTTACTTGCTATTCAGCACGTTTCTCCTTCGAGTGCgggagctgtgtttgtgtgtgcgtgcgtgtgtgtataaatttatgtgcgcgcgcgtgcgtgtctgcCAATGTGAGGAGTGCGCGTGTTCGTGCTCGTTTGCGTGCCCGTGTACAAGGCCCTGGGAGCATCACACTCGAGTTGCTACCACACGCAGATTGAAGTCACGGAGACAAAACACACTTCAAGTGTGGACGGCGCGCTCATTAAACGCTACAAGTGGAACACCAATTGCCGCCGCAGCGGCACCGCGGGAAGCACATAACGACCTTTGCGGTTGTTTGGTTCAGTGTGcccgagggagggggaggggagtaaAGGGCCTCCCCTCCCGCTGCTGTTGGTCCGCGTCGCGAGCGAGGCCGAAGCAAAGTCCACCGACATGGAACCATGAAGACATGTTGAAAGGTGAGGAGGCGGAACATGGGTCTAATGAGGGTGGCCGGTATAACCCcacccgctgtgtgtgtgtgtgtgtgtgtgtgtgtgtgtgtgtggacaaaaGGTAGGGAGGCCTCCTTGGTGGTGACGGACGCTCCCCCTGGGACACAGGGCCTGTCAGAAGGGATGTCTTAATGAAGACACTAGTCCGGGCCTGCTACAGACCGTACTTTGTACCTGGCACATGGAGGCTGAAAGGGCCGCCGGAGCGACAGCACGAAACACGCTTAGTTAAGGGGTGGGGTGGAGTCCTGAGAGTCGCCGACCGCGACATCCATCGCAGTACTGGATAAGCAattattatcacacacacacacacacacacacacacacacacacacacacacacacacacacacacagtattttaCCTTCTTTGCCATCTCTCGCATCCTACTAATGTCGCTCTGAGgcggttgccaagcaacacacatgcacagacacgcactcGACTTTATGCTGGAGAGTGCTCCTTTgctttcactctctcttgcGTGTTTTCCAACGAAaatcagagaaaaaaagaatactATGAATAATTTCATTTCATAAGTGCGAGATAACCGCCTTCTAAGCTGCGCTGATTTGAGGGCGCGCGCAAAACGGACTCTGAATGATCAAATATATTATCTCGGGTCATCTGAAGgaaatgtgcaataaaaatgCATAAAAGAGCGAAAGTGTGaagaatatcttttttttcatacgAATGATCTATCCATCTAGAATAATAGTCATTAACGGCCCGTAGCGAGACCATCGTATCTAAATCGAGTCTTAATGGGAACCAGAATAACCGCCTATGATTCGCTTACTTTCTTTGCGTACACGTCTGTAATGTTTCTGTTTCAAGCGACTAATGTCACTTAAAACACTCTCGCAGCTGAAATTTGGCCGGGGTATTCGTCTTCATAATGCAATCCTTCAAAAAAAAGAGGACATTTAAACTAGAATTGTGATTTACTTGACAATAGATCacattaaaaaacaatcaaaaatgtattaaacagacacacacacacacagcatctgtTGAAAGATTGCTATTAGGTCAAAGAAAACAAGCTGTGAACAGCAAATTGATACAAAGCGTCCATGtcttttataaaaatatatttttatagccCGCCAACTGCAGGCaccccaacaacaacagctcccccaatactaataaacaaaaacaacatcaacacaTTAAAGCCAGGAAAACCATAAGCTTGGTATCAGTTGGCATTTCCTGTTCGTCAGGACTCTGTGGGGAGTGTTGAAGTCACTGATGTAGGCAAGAGGAGTAATTATCGGTCATTAAATCCAGATTCCATTGAAATGAGGGAGATTAcgccctgtgtctccccctcgGTTGTCATGACAACCGGTCTGTGGGAGTTAATAAAAAATTACATACTTTTTCGGTGTCCGAGTACATTCTCAGCGTTACGGCTTTGACGGCACGACTCGAGAGAAACAATGAGTGGAACCGCTGGCCGCGGGAGCGAATGAGGTCGTTGAAGTGAGGCTTAGAGAGGGCTTGTCCAAGCTGTCACAAGGGACATGTGGCGGGCAATGTTCACCCCGCCACAGAAACGGCCTGCATGGACGACCGACTGTGGCTCTGGTCGTCAGCCGTCCAACGCAGGCAGTCAGGTGAGGGCTGTTGAAAGGGTAGATGTTGGGGTGGAAAAACATTCTCTTTATTCTCAAGGCCTTTAAAAGGGAAAAGCTCCCCGATTCAAAAACAGCCCAGGCATAAGGgaaggggagagcgagagagagcgagagagagagagagagatactcccaaaacaaagaaaaataaatagaaagcaGGGATTTGAAATTCCGTTAATTCTCTCCATGTATTCCAACAGCAACTACTTCAGCCTACCAACCACAGACCCCCTAGTGATCGTGGGACGAGCTGGGAAGGGGACGCATGGAGATGGGGGTGCGACGGGGGTCCCGGGGGCCCTAGGCCTCCATGGGGGACGGGTCGGGCTGGGGCTCTCGGcccgcagcccccccctccccctccacgggggcggggcctagggGTCCGGCCCACCACAGGCTCAGGGTGTTGTCCGGCCGGTCGTCGGCTGACGCCGCTCCCTTGTCCCGCCCCTCGCCGTCGGAGGCGGAGTCTCCCTCGCTGCCGCTGCTGTCCCCTGGTCCGGAGAACTGCCGCTGACCACTGGCGGTGGCCAGCAAGGGCATGAAGGGGTGGacactgggggaggggggagagagggggagagggaatgggagagggagagacacacacagacagatggacggacagacggacagacagggggacagacggacggggAGAAGTAGAGGGGTCAGTGGGAGGAGAGcggagagaaaggagaagagagggaaggggggggggagcaagagagataaagggaggagagagggccgggggaaggggtagagagagagcagagagagagggaggcaggtgggggagggaaagagtcacagtgagggatggagagggagagagagagtgggaggagaggggagagagagaaaggagaagggggggggggggtttgattaGAATTTGGGGGCTTCGCTTGACTATGACAAAATGTGAACGTGCCCTCACACAGCGCCCTGGACGCTAGCACTGCGGCCCCTCCTTTTACCTGATGCCATTGGTGCAGTCGCGGTGGGCGTGGAACTGCAGCAGGGGGTGGAGTGGCTCCTCGCTGCCACTAGGGGGAGCCGCCTGGGTGtcccacacagacaccagcCCCTCTGTGTCACCACTCAGCAGGTACCCGCCAGAgctacacacagtacacagaggtcaggacacacacacacacacacacacacacacacacacacacacacacacacacacacacacacacacacacacacacacacacacacacacacacacacacacacgtacgtacgtacTGGGTTCGATAACTGATGTCCCAAGATGTCAACCCTCCTCACCGCTAAATAAAAAGCGTTTGCTAAATAAGTGAGGAGCGCACCAAACCAGCAGAATGAAGTCACAGACAGACGACAGCCACGGTTGATGATTTGAGGGGAGTGTTGATGAGTCTAATCTCATCCACATACCAACCTTCCCCAGCTCACTGTACATTCAGTGGGTGTGTAAGCGTACCGGTCCATGTCGAAGTAGATGCGCTGGTTGGTGTCCACGTTCCTCTGCAGGGAGAACAGCACCCGGTCCGCCTGCCTCAGGTCCCAGCACAGGACCTCAGGGTCCTGCAGCAGAAGCACCGGGGTCAGTACTACCACCAGGGGTATCATGGTGCCTCTGCCCACTCAGTGATGTAAACAGAGGGCTCTCACAGGGCCGTTGCTGATGCGTTTCCCTGGCCACTAATACAGAGTGTCGTTAAAATCGGGGTGGCTCCGCCTACTGAGACGGTGAACACACAGGCGATACGCCTCGCAATGATCCAGGTTTGATCCCGACCTGCGGTCCGATGCTTTATGTAGACCCCGCTCTCTTCCCACCCACTTCCCCGTCTCCTCACTCGCCGACCATAAAGGCATTCAAAGCCTGTCAAATGTATATAGGAGTGCTTTCACGCATGAGAGGTTTGGCCCGTTTTGATCGAACCCTACCATTTTCCCCCTATTCTACGGTTAGCTTGGGGTGGTATTATGAACACTAATTTGAACTCTGGTCCACTTAGAAACGGGGTATGAAAGTTACATTTGCTGCAAACCGGACTAGTAGACATATTCAGCCAGGTACATGTGAACTTTCCCTAACTTAAAATGAGTCGCGCCCAGGCTTGGTGCAATCAGGAGGTGAAAGCACTATATGGTAGAAAGGCTTTATCAAGCGATGGCTTGCGTTCAATCCCAGAAACACTGAACTTTTTTAATTATTCAGTGACCGGGGCTCCTTTTTAATGTGTAGGAACACAGAGCTATCTGTGCTCCCTTATTATTGTTCCCCAACAGGGAAGAGTGAGGAAGTTCCCTTCCCAACCTCCCCCCTGAATCAGACAAGTCTACCCAGCTGCAGAGGGCTCTTATCGAGTCAAAGCCCTGGGTCGACAGGGCACCAAGACACCAGCCAGGGCAATGCCCGGCTCTCGCCCCCTCTACACCCCCTAATCCCTCAGCAGgactccctctcttcctcacctTGCGTCCGCCCGTGTACAGGTGGTTCCCGTCGGGGGAGAAGAGCAGGTGGGTGACCCCCCCGCGGTGGCGCTCGGGCAGCATGGCGAGGGGCGTGCCGTCCTGGCAGGAGTAGAGGCCCACGGTGCGGGAGTAGGAGCCGCAGGCGTACACCTCCATGCACGGGCTGACCGCCAGGCAGGAGATGATGCCCCCCTGGCCCTGCTTCTTCACTGGAGGGGGAGGACGGAGACGgtagtgggagggagggagtgatggagggagggaggggtggaaggagagagggaggaggtggggagagggggttgagagagggaggaggggggagaggggattgagagagggaggggggggtggagaggggattgagagagggaggagggggggagaggggattgagagagggaggaggtggggagagggggttgagagagggaggaggggggagaggggattgagagagggaggggggggggagaggggattgagagagggaggaggggggagaggggattgagagagggaggaggggggagaggggggagaggggattgagagagggaggaggggggagaggggattgagagagggaggaggggggagaggggattgagagagggaggagggggggagaggggattgagagagggaggagggggggagaggggattgagagagggaggagggggggagaggggattgagagagggaggaggggggagaggggattgagagagggaggaggggggagatggtaggagagagggagtgtaaTTAGTTGTTTTTAATACTGTTCATCATTTC contains:
- the wrap53 gene encoding telomerase Cajal body protein 1 — protein: MGAQGSLSRLPSAWDGPAELWVFNKEARGRRSLASRPALSLLGSRTPGARAGRRHRSCLASSSRDNPVHVWDAFYGEVRANYRPYNHLDELSAAHSLCFTPDGTRLYTGFDKMVRVFHTDRPGRDCEERPTLVKKQGQGGIISCLAVSPCMEVYACGSYSRTVGLYSCQDGTPLAMLPERHRGGVTHLLFSPDGNHLYTGGRKDPEVLCWDLRQADRVLFSLQRNVDTNQRIYFDMDRSGGYLLSGDTEGLVSVWDTQAAPPSGSEEPLHPLLQFHAHRDCTNGISVHPFMPLLATASGQRQFSGPGDSSGSEGDSASDGEGRDKGAASADDRPDNTLSLWWAGPLGPAPVEGEGGAAGREPQPDPSPMEA